GAAGTGCGAGGACTGTTCGTTCGTCGCAGGTCGCCAGATCCACAGTTTGGTCGCCCTTGTGGTACGCCACCGTGCCGCTCGTAGGTTCGTAGGTGCGGTGGATGCACTTCAACAGCGAGGACTTGCCGCTGCCGGATTCGCCGACGACCGCGAGGAACTCGCCGTCGCGGACGTCGAACGTGACGTCTTCGAGGCCGGCCACCTCCCGGCCATCGATCACGTGCATCTCGAAGCGTTTCGTCAGGCCGTCGATGGTGAGGATGTCGCTCATTTAGATCACCGAGTTGATCAGCGTCTGTGTGTACTCGTGATGGGGATCCTCCATCACGCGGTCCGTCAGGCCCCGCTCGACGATCCGACCCTGGCGCATGACGAGGGTACGGTCGGCGAGCAGTCGAATCACACCGAGGTCGTGGCTGACGACGATGGTCGCCAGGCCCTGCTCGCGCTGGATCTCGCGGAACATGTCCAGCACGCGTGCCTGGACGCTGACGTCCAGGCCAGTCGTGGGTTCGTCGAGCACGACCAGCGACGGGTCGTTGGCGATGGCTTTGGCGATCTGGACGCGCCGTTGCATCCCGCCGGAGTAGGTGTCGGTCGCGTCGTCCATCCGGTCGGTCGGGACCTCCGTGTCCTCGAACAGTTCTCGTACTCTGTCGCGGATATCTCCGTAGTCGCGCCAGCCCGCAGAGAGCAACTTCTCGGCGACGTTGCCGCCGCCAGAGAAGTCCAGATTCAGGCCGTCTCGGACGTGCTGGTGGACCATCCCGACGTGGAAGTCCTGTAACTCGCGGCGCTGCTGGTAGTCGGTCTCGAGGAGGTCGCCGTCGATCGCGTGGTAGTCGACGCTTCCACCTGTGGCTTCGAGATCCAGCGAGAGCATCTCGGCGACGCTGGATTTGCCGCTGCCGGACTCGCCGACGATTCCCAGGACCTCGCCCTGGAAGACCTCGAAGTCGACGTCGGCACAGGCGACGACGCTGCCACACTCGGGACACTGATTGCGCCCCATCTCCGGACCGGTCAAGTCGAGACAGTCGGGGCAGCCCTCGCCGTAAATTTTGGTGAGGTTCGAGACGTCGAGGACGGTCATTGGTCGTCACCTCCCTCGACTCCAGCGACGCCATCCGCGTCGACGTGCCCGCTGGCGGCCTCGACGCCGCCCGTGGCCGGTCCCCACGTCACGCCCTCGCAGTCGAGGTGGTGATCCTTGGCGAGATCAGGGTCGGCCTCGCGTTTCTCGCAGAAACTGGTGTCGTTGCAGACGACCAACCGATCGCCGTCGTCGGTCTCGATCTCGGTGCGATAGGTGTCCTCGCTCCCGCAGTGGGCACACGGCTCGTCGAAGCGTTCGACCTGGAAGGACTTGTCCGCGAAGGCCAGCGGTTCGACGTCGGTGTGGGGCGGGACGGCGTAGATCCGGGCTTCTCGACCCGCAGCGAAGACGTAGAGGTTGTCGGCGTCGTGGAGTTTCGGGACGTCCCAGCGCGGGATCGGCGAGGGGTCCATGAGGTAGCGGCCGGCGACCATCACTGGATAGCGAGAGCCGACGTTGATCTCGCCCCACTCGACGACGTTCTCGTAGAGGGCGACCCACATCTTCGCGTAGTCCTTGTGGGCGTGGCGGCGACGGTTGGCGTCGTCGCTCGGGTCGACCCGTCGAAGCGGGTCCGTGATCGGCACCTGCAGGACGAGGATCTGGTCGTCGTCGAGGACCTCCTCGGGGATGCGGTGGCGGGTCTGGATGATCGACGCCTTCGTCGTGTCGGTCGTGCCGTCGACGTCGGCCGTGGTCTTCGCGAGCCGTCGGATGTTGGCGGCGTTGACGCTCTCGTCACTACCCTGATCGATCACCTTGAACGTGTCTTCGGGACCCAGCAGCGACATCGAGGCCTGGATGCCGCCGGTCCCCCAGCCGCGGGCCAGCGGCATCGCCCGGGAGGCATAGGGGACCTGATGGCCCGGGATCGCGATCGCCGACAGGGTAGCGCGGCGGACCTCGCGTTTGGT
The Halapricum salinum genome window above contains:
- a CDS encoding ATP-binding cassette domain-containing protein, which produces MTVLDVSNLTKIYGEGCPDCLDLTGPEMGRNQCPECGSVVACADVDFEVFQGEVLGIVGESGSGKSSVAEMLSLDLEATGGSVDYHAIDGDLLETDYQQRRELQDFHVGMVHQHVRDGLNLDFSGGGNVAEKLLSAGWRDYGDIRDRVRELFEDTEVPTDRMDDATDTYSGGMQRRVQIAKAIANDPSLVVLDEPTTGLDVSVQARVLDMFREIQREQGLATIVVSHDLGVIRLLADRTLVMRQGRIVERGLTDRVMEDPHHEYTQTLINSVI
- a CDS encoding alpha-D-ribose 1-methylphosphonate 5-phosphate C-P-lyase PhnJ, whose amino-acid sequence is MIEELPRWAPKGASSDDTACGTDTDADEQDEDLCSDGGPTAAGAAAADPDSVDDLLDTEDSGMTGYNYAYLDEHTKREVRRATLSAIAIPGHQVPYASRAMPLARGWGTGGIQASMSLLGPEDTFKVIDQGSDESVNAANIRRLAKTTADVDGTTDTTKASIIQTRHRIPEEVLDDDQILVLQVPITDPLRRVDPSDDANRRRHAHKDYAKMWVALYENVVEWGEINVGSRYPVMVAGRYLMDPSPIPRWDVPKLHDADNLYVFAAGREARIYAVPPHTDVEPLAFADKSFQVERFDEPCAHCGSEDTYRTEIETDDGDRLVVCNDTSFCEKREADPDLAKDHHLDCEGVTWGPATGGVEAASGHVDADGVAGVEGGDDQ